A single uncultured Methanobrevibacter sp. DNA region contains:
- the trpC gene encoding indole-3-glycerol phosphate synthase TrpC: MLDEIVEKTQERLVEAKNIKSLDELKKEVSQMEISKDFPFKEVLKDPEIAIIAEVKKASPSKGIISEDFDYVSIAKEYESAGASAISVLTEPYFFKGSNDYLKEISENVSIPILRKDFVIDEYMVWEAKLLGASAVLLIVSILDIVQLKKFLDLAHDLGLSAIVETHDGDEIRTAMNVGAEIIGVNNRNLNDFSVDIDNSISLRRCVSDNIVFISESGIKTKEDVSKLKENNVDAVLIGETLMKSDDKKSLISELKNG; this comes from the coding sequence ATGTTGGATGAAATTGTTGAAAAAACTCAGGAAAGATTGGTTGAAGCTAAAAATATTAAATCATTGGATGAACTTAAAAAGGAAGTTTCTCAGATGGAAATTTCAAAAGATTTTCCATTTAAGGAGGTGCTTAAAGACCCTGAAATTGCAATTATTGCTGAAGTTAAAAAGGCTTCCCCTTCAAAAGGAATAATCAGTGAAGATTTTGATTATGTAAGCATTGCAAAGGAATATGAATCTGCAGGTGCATCTGCCATTTCAGTTTTAACAGAACCTTACTTTTTTAAGGGTTCAAATGATTATCTAAAAGAGATTTCCGAAAACGTTTCAATTCCTATTTTAAGAAAGGACTTTGTCATTGATGAATATATGGTTTGGGAAGCTAAATTGCTTGGAGCTTCTGCAGTGCTTTTGATAGTGTCCATATTGGACATTGTTCAATTAAAGAAATTTTTAGATTTGGCTCATGATTTGGGCCTTTCAGCCATTGTTGAAACTCATGATGGTGATGAAATCAGAACTGCCATGAATGTTGGTGCAGAAATTATTGGCGTAAACAATAGGAACCTCAATGATTTTAGTGTAGATATTGATAATAGTATAAGTCTACGTAGATGCGTAAGTGATAATATAGTATTTATTTCTGAAAGTGGCATTAAAACAAAGGAAGATGTTAGCAAATTAAAAGAAAATAATGTTG
- the trpD gene encoding anthranilate phosphoribosyltransferase encodes MIKEAILKVYKHENLTYDEAYQTMDEIMSGEASEVQMSAYLTAMSMKGETIDEITASAEAMRAHCVRLLNDEEVLEIVGTGGDGSNTFNISTTSSIVISAAGVPVAKHGNRAASSKCGAADVLEELGVNINIPPEKSLKCLKKINLCFLFAQNYHLSMKYVAGVRKELSIRTIFNILGPLTNPAGATMQVLGVYDKDLVEPLTEVIKNLGVKSALVVYGLDVMDEISVSDKTFVCGLKDGKTMSYEISPEYFDMEFSSKEDLVGGDAKENAKITLSILNGEKGPRRNAVLLNSAAGLYVAGKVESLREGVSLAAEIIDSGKALEQLEKFIECTNC; translated from the coding sequence ATGATTAAGGAAGCTATTTTAAAAGTGTATAAACATGAAAATTTGACTTATGATGAAGCATATCAAACTATGGATGAAATCATGAGTGGTGAGGCGAGTGAAGTTCAAATGAGTGCTTACCTAACTGCAATGTCCATGAAGGGTGAAACAATTGATGAGATTACTGCTTCTGCTGAAGCGATGAGGGCTCATTGTGTGAGACTATTGAATGATGAGGAAGTTTTGGAAATTGTCGGAACCGGTGGTGACGGATCCAATACATTCAATATATCAACAACCTCTTCAATCGTGATTTCTGCAGCCGGCGTTCCGGTTGCAAAACATGGAAACAGGGCTGCATCAAGTAAATGTGGTGCTGCTGATGTGTTGGAGGAGTTGGGAGTGAATATTAACATACCTCCCGAAAAAAGTTTAAAATGCTTAAAAAAGATTAATTTATGTTTCTTGTTTGCTCAAAATTATCACTTGTCAATGAAGTATGTTGCAGGAGTTAGAAAAGAACTGTCAATAAGGACAATATTCAATATATTGGGGCCTTTGACAAATCCTGCAGGTGCTACTATGCAGGTTTTGGGAGTATACGATAAAGATTTGGTCGAACCACTTACTGAAGTTATTAAAAATCTTGGTGTTAAGTCTGCACTGGTTGTTTATGGTTTAGATGTTATGGATGAAATATCAGTTAGTGACAAAACTTTTGTATGTGGACTTAAAGATGGAAAAACAATGTCTTATGAGATATCTCCAGAGTACTTTGATATGGAATTTTCATCAAAAGAAGATCTTGTTGGGGGAGATGCAAAAGAAAATGCAAAAATCACTCTCTCTATTTTAAATGGTGAAAAAGGACCTAGGAGAAATGCTGTTTTATTGAATTCGGCAGCAGGATTATATGTTGCAGGAAAAGTTGAATCATTAAGAGAAGGCGTTAGTCTTGCAGCGGAAATTATTGATTCAGGAAAGGCTTTAGAACAGCTTGAAAAGTTTATTGAATGCACAAATTGTTGA
- a CDS encoding aminodeoxychorismate/anthranilate synthase component II has translation MILLIDNYDSFSYNLFQLVGEVNSDILVYRNDKITLDEISNLNPECIILSPGPGKPKNAGICVDLVKEFHDKIPILGVCLGHQAICEALGGTVSHAKRLMHGKSSRISLDYDFIFKGLPSEITVGRYHSLSLMEDTIPDSLDVISKAKDDGEIMAVKHNDYNVYGLQFHPESILTPDGLIIIKNFIEKVEKGIL, from the coding sequence ATGATTCTTTTAATTGATAATTATGACAGTTTTTCCTATAATCTCTTCCAATTGGTTGGTGAAGTTAATTCTGATATTTTGGTTTATAGAAATGATAAGATAACTCTTGATGAAATCTCCAATCTAAATCCTGAGTGTATTATCCTGTCTCCAGGACCGGGTAAACCAAAAAATGCAGGAATCTGCGTGGATTTGGTAAAAGAATTTCATGATAAAATACCAATTTTGGGTGTTTGTTTAGGCCATCAGGCAATTTGTGAAGCTTTGGGTGGTACAGTTTCTCATGCAAAAAGATTAATGCATGGAAAATCTTCCAGGATTTCACTTGATTATGATTTTATCTTTAAAGGATTGCCTTCAGAAATTACAGTAGGCAGGTACCATTCTTTAAGTTTGATGGAAGACACAATTCCAGATAGTCTTGATGTTATCTCAAAAGCAAAGGATGATGGTGAGATTATGGCCGTAAAACATAATGATTATAATGTCTATGGTCTTCAATTTCATCCGGAATCAATTTTAACTCCGGACGGATTAATTATTATTAAAAATTTTATAGAAAAAGTAGAAAAAGGGATTTTATGA
- the trpE gene encoding anthranilate synthase component I yields the protein MFSPSIKEVKEIAKNEEYKRIPISYELFSDIATPIEVLRILKGISNHCYMLESIEDAEKWGRYSFLGFDPLLEFTCQDGVVKIKGDADFNEFNDDLVTIETDNPSVIIKDLILKNKSPKLDYLPPFTGGFVGYFAYDYIKYSEPSLNLDAENQDQFKDIDLMLFDKVIAFDNFRQKIIIISNIKTDDLENNYKRACDELKDIANLIKNGKKTEIESLKLKSEFKPVFSREKYCDMVEKAKDYIKEGDIFQVVLSNRIEAEISGSLFDTYRVLRTTNPSPYMFYFSSNDVEIAGASPETLVKLNDKNLYTFPLAGTRPRGKTPEEDLMLEKELLADEKELAEHNMLVDLGRNDIGKISEIGSVTVDKYLSVERFSHVMHIGSTVSGILRSDLDSLVAIDSILPAGTLSGAPKIRACEIINELENNKRGIYGGAIGYLDLSGNIDTCISIRIAFARNNKVFIRSGAGIVADSVPDTEFDECLNKAAAVINALKIADGGLE from the coding sequence ATGTTTTCCCCAAGTATAAAAGAAGTAAAAGAAATAGCAAAAAATGAGGAGTACAAACGCATACCAATATCATATGAATTGTTTTCAGATATTGCAACTCCTATAGAAGTTTTAAGAATTTTAAAAGGCATCAGCAATCATTGTTACATGCTGGAAAGTATAGAGGATGCGGAAAAATGGGGAAGATACAGTTTTTTAGGTTTTGATCCTCTTTTGGAATTCACATGTCAGGACGGTGTTGTTAAAATTAAGGGTGATGCAGATTTCAATGAATTCAATGATGATTTGGTTACAATTGAAACCGATAATCCAAGCGTCATAATTAAGGATTTAATTTTAAAAAATAAATCTCCGAAATTAGATTATCTTCCTCCGTTCACTGGTGGATTCGTTGGTTATTTTGCCTATGATTATATTAAATATTCAGAACCTTCACTTAATTTGGATGCTGAAAATCAGGACCAGTTCAAGGACATTGATTTAATGCTGTTTGATAAGGTGATTGCATTTGATAATTTCAGGCAAAAAATCATTATCATTTCAAATATCAAAACTGATGATTTGGAAAATAATTATAAAAGGGCATGCGACGAACTAAAAGATATTGCAAATCTTATAAAAAATGGTAAAAAAACTGAAATAGAATCCTTAAAATTAAAGTCAGAATTTAAACCAGTTTTTTCACGTGAAAAATACTGCGATATGGTTGAAAAGGCCAAGGATTATATTAAAGAGGGAGATATCTTTCAAGTCGTATTGTCAAACAGAATCGAAGCAGAAATTTCAGGAAGCTTGTTTGATACTTATAGAGTATTAAGAACTACAAACCCTTCACCTTACATGTTCTACTTCTCAAGTAATGATGTTGAAATAGCTGGAGCATCACCGGAAACATTGGTTAAATTGAATGATAAAAATTTATATACCTTTCCACTTGCCGGCACAAGGCCTAGGGGCAAAACACCTGAAGAAGATTTAATGCTTGAAAAAGAACTTTTGGCTGATGAAAAGGAATTGGCGGAACATAATATGCTGGTTGATTTGGGACGCAATGATATTGGAAAAATTTCAGAGATAGGTTCAGTAACTGTTGACAAATATCTCTCAGTTGAAAGGTTTTCTCATGTTATGCACATTGGGTCCACCGTTAGCGGAATATTAAGAAGCGATTTGGATTCTCTTGTAGCCATAGATTCAATTTTGCCTGCAGGGACATTGTCCGGTGCTCCAAAAATAAGAGCCTGTGAAATTATTAATGAGCTTGAAAATAATAAAAGGGGAATTTACGGCGGAGCTATTGGTTATTTGGATTTAAGCGGCAATATTGACACTTGCATTTCCATAAGAATCGCTTTTGCACGAAATAATAAGGTATTTATTAGGTCAGGTGCAGGCATTGTAGCCGATAGTGTGCCGGATACGGAATTTGATGAATGCTTGAACAAAGCAGCTGCAGTTATTAATGCTCTAAAAATTGCTGATGGAGGTTTAGAATGA
- a CDS encoding CPBP family intramembrane glutamic endopeptidase, producing MKIELLKVFSKVSFKTIGSVVLLNIFFSYGMLYFSNFILQVVDSNSIFGSFMSLNIELFGIVGFLSVVLLSPVVEELIFRGIFLNKLKIIVPTTFAILISSLLFASLHGFGSIFSAFIFAVCMALLYLKSENIFVPIFAHFLNNLIGESVYHLDSYQILFNNDLVVGAMSVLAIVSFILILKFIYSNWNNI from the coding sequence TTGAAAATTGAATTATTAAAGGTATTTTCTAAGGTTTCTTTTAAAACAATCGGATCTGTTGTATTACTGAATATTTTCTTTTCTTATGGGATGCTGTATTTTTCAAATTTCATTCTTCAAGTTGTTGATTCAAACAGTATTTTCGGTTCTTTTATGAGTTTGAACATTGAATTGTTTGGGATTGTAGGATTTTTATCGGTGGTTTTGCTTTCTCCGGTAGTTGAAGAATTGATTTTTAGAGGCATCTTTTTAAATAAATTGAAGATAATTGTCCCGACTACCTTTGCAATTTTAATATCTTCTCTGCTTTTTGCATCTCTTCATGGTTTTGGAAGCATATTTTCGGCTTTTATATTTGCAGTCTGCATGGCTTTACTTTATTTGAAGAGTGAAAATATTTTCGTTCCGATTTTTGCTCATTTTTTAAATAATTTGATTGGTGAAAGCGTTTATCATTTGGATTCTTATCAAATCTTATTTAATAATGATTTGGTTGTTGGGGCAATGTCTGTTTTGGCAATTGTCTCTTTTATTTTAATCTTAAAATTTATCTATTCCAATTGGAATAATATTTAA
- a CDS encoding helix-turn-helix transcriptional regulator has product METRIRQFRQKLGMTQQELADSVGVTRQTVNALENARYNPSLLLAYNITKTLGKEHIEDVFIFEKD; this is encoded by the coding sequence ATGGAAACTAGAATAAGACAGTTTCGCCAGAAATTGGGGATGACACAGCAAGAACTTGCTGATTCTGTTGGTGTTACTCGTCAAACAGTAAATGCTTTAGAAAACGCTCGTTATAATCCTTCCTTATTATTAGCCTATAATATTACTAAAACGTTGGGAAAAGAACATATAGAAGATGTTTTCATCTTTGAAAAAGATTAA